The proteins below come from a single Halobacillus salinarum genomic window:
- a CDS encoding DUF2207 domain-containing protein — translation MKKLAFIIPLLTMLFLFPLKALAVDFSIDQTQIDAYLQEDGNVKVQEQHTYSFEGQFNGITRTLIPKKGTAIKNFKAEEKGRSLKIKKDGSFYKVYRSGSDESVTITLSYTIENGVEVYSDAAQFYWPFFDKSNESTYHELSITIHPPNLSKT, via the coding sequence ATGAAGAAGTTGGCTTTTATCATCCCGTTGCTGACTATGTTATTTTTGTTTCCTTTAAAAGCGTTAGCTGTAGATTTTTCCATTGACCAAACGCAGATTGATGCTTATCTGCAGGAAGATGGCAATGTAAAGGTTCAGGAACAACATACGTATTCTTTTGAAGGACAATTTAATGGCATTACCCGTACCCTCATTCCTAAAAAAGGAACGGCAATAAAGAATTTTAAAGCAGAAGAAAAAGGCAGGAGCTTAAAAATCAAGAAAGACGGTTCTTTTTATAAGGTTTATCGCAGCGGTTCTGACGAATCCGTAACCATTACGTTAAGTTATACGATTGAAAATGGTGTAGAAGTTTATTCAGATGCGGCCCAGTTTTACTGGCCATTTTTTGACAAAAGTAATGAGTCCACTTACCATGAGCTATCCATTACCATTCATCCCCCAAATCTGTCCAAGACGTAA
- a CDS encoding DUF2207 family protein, with amino-acid sequence MGTVPDGKNGDIRAAYPPSLFPQASSINEGTILDDMKDDKLRLEEQAAAKQTRTKLLQDTAPYAAGLTILVAIGLFIFAYRNHVDTKRELERKPVTFDQMSIPATISFINSGVLTPKSLTAALLDLVYKGYVKKVTETQFSVVNRNTEHKHESVLIQWLFDEIGNGNTFTMNDLKAYTKKKGNHSKYRNNFSSWKRSVQEEAAGHHLYQRQGKLRWVSAIAGILLLPLAITFIIYGLLPWMLFSIFMAVLLLAFAVFYRPKTVKGLSILKEWKSDNHLQEEQENIPLTLVAIGSGRKSLPNQLSPSAPDSDTAVYVILAASLYGNFDDANQTVSAAGSGGAGAGGAGVGGGGGGSGAF; translated from the coding sequence ATGGGCACAGTTCCCGACGGAAAGAACGGAGACATAAGAGCGGCCTATCCTCCTTCTTTGTTCCCTCAAGCTTCTTCCATCAACGAAGGTACGATCCTTGATGATATGAAGGACGATAAACTGAGGCTGGAGGAACAGGCTGCTGCCAAACAAACGCGTACCAAGCTGCTTCAAGACACTGCTCCGTACGCTGCGGGCTTAACAATACTCGTTGCCATAGGGCTGTTCATTTTCGCTTACCGGAACCATGTGGACACTAAAAGGGAGCTCGAGAGAAAGCCGGTCACTTTTGACCAAATGAGTATTCCTGCGACCATTTCTTTTATTAACAGCGGCGTATTAACTCCGAAATCCTTAACTGCCGCTTTACTTGATCTTGTCTACAAAGGCTATGTAAAAAAAGTAACGGAGACTCAATTTTCAGTAGTTAACCGCAACACCGAGCATAAACATGAATCCGTATTAATTCAATGGTTATTTGATGAAATTGGCAATGGGAATACTTTCACAATGAATGACCTTAAAGCCTATACAAAAAAGAAAGGCAACCATTCCAAATACCGTAATAATTTCAGCTCATGGAAAAGAAGTGTCCAGGAGGAGGCAGCCGGTCATCATTTGTACCAGCGCCAAGGAAAATTACGCTGGGTATCAGCTATAGCAGGGATTCTCCTTCTGCCACTGGCTATTACCTTTATTATTTACGGGCTGTTACCTTGGATGCTATTTTCCATTTTCATGGCAGTGCTTTTGTTAGCATTCGCTGTTTTTTATCGTCCTAAAACAGTAAAAGGGCTTAGCATTTTAAAGGAGTGGAAATCAGATAACCATCTCCAGGAGGAACAAGAGAATATACCACTGACCCTCGTTGCCATTGGTAGTGGCAGAAAGTCGCTTCCCAATCAGCTCAGCCCCTCTGCCCCAGATAGTGATACGGCTGTGTACGTCATTTTAGCTGCTTCCCTTTATGGGAATTTCGATGATGCGAACCAAACAGTCTCTGCAGCTGGTAGTGGCGGAGCTGGCGCAGGGGGTGCTGGAGTTGGCGGTGGTGGTGGCGGCTCAGGAGCTTTTTAG